A stretch of Paenibacillus mucilaginosus 3016 DNA encodes these proteins:
- the pxpB gene encoding 5-oxoprolinase subunit PxpB has product MGDGLNGLPEQETYELYPLGESAAVVRWPGEAGERSLRRLDLAEARLKASAPAWVTEWVRAYTSITVFYDPWLVYAQMQGSGDPKSGRPVSADAGSGTLGERLLEDSLAEMDYTGGKAPADGDTGNEGTPYAWVCAWIREALSGLEQEQEAGGQPGRTVVVPALFGGEAGPDLVQVAGRTGLTPEGAVELYCSAVYTVHLIGFLPGFPYLGGLPSPLAAPRLAQPRALVPAGSIGIAGLQTGIYPVDSPGGWQLIGRTPLRLFDAERTPASLLQPGDRVRFQAVSGEELAELEREAAANGRRLE; this is encoded by the coding sequence ATGGGGGATGGGCTTAACGGGCTGCCGGAACAGGAGACGTATGAGCTGTACCCGCTGGGGGAATCCGCTGCGGTGGTCCGCTGGCCCGGAGAAGCGGGGGAGCGGAGCCTGCGGAGGCTGGACCTAGCGGAGGCCCGGCTGAAGGCCTCCGCACCCGCCTGGGTGACCGAATGGGTCCGGGCCTATACGTCGATCACGGTCTTCTACGACCCTTGGCTGGTGTACGCGCAGATGCAGGGGAGCGGGGACCCGAAGTCCGGGCGCCCGGTGTCCGCAGACGCTGGGTCCGGGACGCTTGGGGAGCGTCTGCTTGAAGACAGCCTGGCGGAGATGGATTACACGGGGGGCAAGGCTCCGGCGGATGGAGATACCGGTAACGAAGGGACTCCCTATGCGTGGGTGTGCGCCTGGATCCGGGAGGCTCTCTCGGGTCTGGAGCAGGAGCAGGAAGCGGGCGGCCAGCCGGGGAGGACGGTCGTCGTTCCGGCCCTCTTCGGCGGGGAAGCCGGCCCCGATCTGGTGCAGGTGGCGGGCCGGACCGGGCTGACCCCGGAAGGGGCCGTGGAGCTGTACTGCTCGGCGGTCTACACCGTCCACCTCATCGGGTTCCTGCCCGGCTTCCCCTATCTCGGCGGGCTGCCTTCGCCGCTGGCGGCTCCCCGGCTTGCCCAGCCCCGGGCGCTCGTGCCGGCCGGTTCGATCGGCATCGCCGGCTTGCAGACCGGAATCTACCCGGTCGACAGCCCGGGCGGCTGGCAGCTAATCGGCCGCACGCCGCTGAGGCTCTTCGATGCGGAGCGAACCCCCGCGAGCCTGCTGCAGCCGGGGGACCGGGTCCGCTTCCAGGCCGTGTCCGGGGAAGAGT
- a CDS encoding alpha/beta hydrolase: protein MSLLLWPQGTPGALGEEAEDKPTLVPYLAEGPGVKPAVIVCPGGGYARRAAHEGDPVALWLNGLGISAFVVHYRVAPYQHPHPLSDAQRAIRTVRHRAAEWNIDPARVGILGFSAGGHLASSAGTHYDAGNPESADPVERQSCRPDLLVLCYPVITFGPYTHEGSKMNLLGEGAPEELVTLMSSERQVNENTPPTFLWHTADDGAVPVENALFFASALSRSKVPFELHVYESGRHGLGLAEDHPEAHTWTQLCGTWLKKQGF, encoded by the coding sequence ATGAGTTTGTTGTTATGGCCGCAAGGAACACCGGGTGCATTGGGGGAAGAGGCGGAGGACAAGCCGACGCTGGTGCCGTATTTGGCCGAGGGGCCGGGCGTCAAGCCGGCGGTGATCGTGTGTCCCGGAGGAGGCTACGCCCGCAGGGCCGCCCATGAAGGGGATCCGGTGGCCCTGTGGCTGAACGGGCTCGGGATCTCGGCGTTCGTGGTCCACTACCGGGTAGCCCCTTACCAGCATCCGCACCCGCTGTCCGATGCCCAGCGGGCGATCCGCACTGTCCGTCACCGCGCGGCCGAGTGGAACATTGACCCGGCACGGGTCGGCATTCTAGGCTTCTCGGCGGGAGGCCATCTGGCTTCTTCGGCGGGAACGCATTATGACGCGGGGAACCCGGAGTCGGCGGATCCGGTGGAGCGGCAGAGCTGCCGCCCGGACCTGCTCGTGCTCTGCTATCCGGTCATTACATTCGGTCCATATACCCATGAGGGGTCCAAGATGAACCTGCTCGGCGAGGGAGCGCCGGAAGAACTCGTCACCCTGATGTCCTCCGAGCGGCAGGTAAACGAAAATACGCCGCCGACGTTCCTCTGGCATACGGCGGATGACGGCGCGGTGCCGGTGGAGAATGCGCTCTTCTTCGCCTCGGCGCTGAGCCGCAGCAAGGTTCCGTTTGAGCTTCACGTGTACGAGAGCGGACGCCACGGCCTCGGGCTTGCGGAAGATCACCCCGAGGCGCATACGTGGACGCAGCTCTGCGGAACGTGGCTGAAGAAGCAGGGATTCTGA
- a CDS encoding xanthine phosphoribosyltransferase, whose amino-acid sequence MRLLQDKIRREGTVLSPSILKVDTFLNHGIDPLLMREIGREFASRFAGGGITKVLTIESSGIAPAMMTALELGVPLIFARKRKSLTLRDDVFTEKIYSYTKEEENEVTVARKLLLPGDTVLIVDDFLANGEAASGMARIAGQAGARIAGFGIVIEKSFQSGRRRLEEEGFRIEALARIRSLENGAVTFLEEPSGPLF is encoded by the coding sequence ATGAGACTGCTTCAGGACAAAATACGCCGGGAAGGCACCGTGCTCAGCCCCTCGATCTTGAAGGTCGACACGTTCTTGAATCATGGCATTGACCCGCTGCTCATGCGGGAGATCGGCCGGGAATTCGCGTCGCGCTTCGCAGGCGGAGGCATAACCAAGGTGCTGACGATCGAATCGTCCGGCATTGCTCCCGCCATGATGACCGCTCTGGAGCTCGGGGTGCCGCTCATCTTTGCACGCAAACGCAAATCGCTGACCCTCCGGGACGACGTATTCACGGAGAAGATTTACTCCTACACCAAGGAGGAAGAGAACGAAGTAACGGTTGCCCGCAAGCTGCTGCTGCCCGGCGATACGGTGCTCATCGTCGACGATTTTCTGGCGAACGGGGAAGCGGCTTCCGGGATGGCTCGCATTGCCGGACAAGCCGGGGCCCGGATCGCCGGCTTCGGCATCGTTATCGAGAAGTCGTTCCAGTCCGGCCGGCGCCGGCTGGAAGAGGAGGGCTTCCGGATCGAAGCCCTGGCACGCATCCGCTCCCTCGAGAACGGTGCCGTGACCTTCCTGGAAGAGCCGTCCGGCCCCCTTTTCTGA
- a CDS encoding bifunctional metallophosphatase/5'-nucleotidase, producing the protein MSQKITITILETSDIHGHILPIQYANHNETETGLAKIATLIRREREAADALLLVDNGDLIQGTPFAYHHAKLGREQPNPMIQCLNELGYDAAVIGNHEFNYGMDHLRKAVRESAFPWLSANTVDEATGEPLFGQPYLLRTLEGGVKVAVLGLTTQYIPNWEKAEHIRGLRFEDAVASAQRWVRHLREAEGADIVIAAYHGGFERDLFSGQPTEPLTGENQGYALCREVEGIDVLLTGHQHRLISGVEVAGVPVVQPGSGGARLGRVRLTLAREEGGRWSIREAQTDLLSPEGLEPDPAILELARPHEELTQQWLDQPIGRLLGDMRVLDPMEVRLKEHPLIEFINRVQMELSGAEISNTALFDNISPGFPEHITMRDIVSNYIYPNTLQVIRVTGRDIKAALEQSAGYFAAYHGEGPIQVSPAFSDPKPQHYNYDMWEGIEYTINISKPVGERIVRLTRQGQPLDPDGEYDVVMNNYRAAGGGNYMMFQGKPVVKDIPTDMAELLAGYIMERGTIQEALNRNWEVVWDGKDQERKEAR; encoded by the coding sequence ATGAGCCAAAAAATAACAATCACCATACTGGAAACCAGTGACATTCATGGGCATATCTTGCCCATCCAATATGCGAATCATAACGAGACCGAGACGGGACTTGCCAAAATCGCCACGCTGATCCGCAGGGAACGGGAGGCGGCCGACGCCCTGCTGCTCGTCGACAACGGTGATCTCATCCAGGGGACACCGTTCGCGTACCACCATGCCAAGCTGGGCAGGGAGCAGCCGAACCCGATGATCCAGTGCCTGAACGAGCTCGGCTACGATGCCGCCGTCATCGGCAACCATGAATTCAACTATGGCATGGATCATCTGCGCAAAGCGGTGCGCGAGTCCGCATTCCCCTGGCTCAGCGCGAATACGGTCGACGAGGCAACCGGTGAGCCCCTCTTCGGACAACCCTATCTGCTGCGCACCCTGGAGGGCGGCGTGAAGGTGGCGGTGCTGGGTCTCACGACGCAGTACATCCCGAACTGGGAAAAGGCCGAGCACATCCGGGGCCTTCGCTTCGAGGATGCGGTCGCTTCGGCGCAGCGGTGGGTGCGGCATCTGCGCGAAGCGGAGGGGGCCGATATCGTCATCGCCGCCTATCACGGAGGCTTCGAGCGCGACCTCTTCAGCGGGCAGCCGACGGAGCCGCTCACCGGCGAGAACCAGGGCTATGCGCTCTGCCGTGAGGTCGAAGGCATCGACGTGCTGCTGACCGGCCACCAGCACCGGCTGATCTCCGGCGTGGAGGTTGCCGGGGTGCCTGTCGTGCAGCCGGGCAGCGGCGGGGCGCGGCTCGGCCGGGTAAGGCTGACGCTGGCCCGGGAAGAAGGCGGACGCTGGAGCATCAGGGAAGCGCAGACGGACCTGCTCTCGCCTGAAGGCCTGGAGCCCGATCCGGCGATTCTGGAGCTGGCTCGTCCCCACGAGGAGCTGACGCAGCAGTGGCTCGACCAGCCGATCGGCCGGCTGCTCGGCGATATGCGCGTGCTGGATCCGATGGAGGTGCGCCTGAAGGAGCATCCGCTCATTGAGTTCATTAACCGGGTGCAGATGGAGCTCTCGGGTGCGGAGATTTCGAACACCGCCCTTTTCGATAACATCTCGCCGGGGTTTCCGGAGCATATCACGATGCGGGATATCGTATCCAATTATATTTACCCGAACACGCTGCAGGTGATCCGGGTGACCGGCCGGGACATCAAGGCGGCGCTGGAGCAGTCGGCCGGCTACTTCGCCGCCTATCACGGCGAAGGGCCGATCCAGGTGAGCCCTGCCTTCAGCGATCCGAAGCCGCAGCACTATAATTACGACATGTGGGAAGGCATCGAATACACGATCAACATCTCGAAGCCTGTCGGGGAGCGGATCGTCCGCCTGACGCGCCAGGGGCAGCCGCTGGACCCGGACGGGGAATACGATGTCGTCATGAACAACTACCGGGCCGCCGGCGGCGGGAATTACATGATGTTCCAGGGCAAGCCGGTCGTGAAGGATATTCCGACGGATATGGCGGAGCTCCTGGCGGGCTACATCATGGAACGGGGCACGATTCAGGAAGCCTTGAACCGGAACTGGGAAGTCGTCTGGGACGGCAAAGACCAGGAGCGGAAGGAAGCACGGTAA
- a CDS encoding phosphate/phosphite/phosphonate ABC transporter substrate-binding protein — translation MFKKFTTLGLSLVLTAGLAAGCGQKTENTTPAAPAGEQKEAAPAKGYVPKELKVQFVPSQNAETLEAKAKPLEKLLGDKLGIPVKVSVSTNYNTVIEAMASKQVDVGFLPPTSYVMAHDERKAADLLLQAQRYGIDDATGAETKDLVDFYKAMIIVKADSPIKELKDLKGKKVAWQAVTSSAGYVWPANELKKAGVDPEKDVTSLEVKGHDKGVLAVVNGQVDAAAIFQDARNTVKKDIPDIFEKTRVLTFTSAIPNDTITVRTDMDNEWREKIAKAFIEIGQDPASQQIIYDVYSHRGYVKSDDKKFDVVREYNKLISGK, via the coding sequence ATGTTCAAGAAGTTTACGACTCTCGGTCTGTCTCTCGTACTTACGGCGGGTCTGGCAGCCGGCTGCGGTCAAAAAACAGAGAATACAACGCCCGCAGCCCCTGCAGGAGAACAGAAAGAAGCGGCGCCGGCCAAAGGCTATGTGCCGAAGGAACTGAAAGTCCAATTCGTGCCGTCGCAGAACGCCGAAACGCTCGAAGCCAAGGCGAAGCCGCTCGAGAAGCTTCTTGGGGACAAGCTCGGCATTCCGGTGAAGGTCTCCGTCTCGACGAACTACAATACGGTTATTGAGGCCATGGCCTCCAAGCAGGTGGATGTAGGCTTCCTGCCTCCGACTTCCTATGTTATGGCCCATGACGAGCGTAAGGCGGCGGACCTGCTCCTTCAGGCCCAGCGCTACGGGATCGATGATGCAACCGGAGCCGAAACGAAGGATCTCGTCGACTTCTACAAAGCCATGATCATTGTCAAGGCCGATTCCCCGATCAAGGAACTGAAGGACCTCAAGGGCAAGAAGGTCGCCTGGCAGGCCGTCACTTCCTCCGCCGGATACGTATGGCCGGCCAACGAGCTGAAGAAAGCCGGCGTTGATCCGGAGAAAGACGTAACGAGCCTTGAAGTGAAGGGCCATGACAAAGGCGTACTTGCTGTAGTTAACGGCCAGGTGGATGCCGCTGCGATCTTCCAGGATGCCCGTAACACGGTGAAGAAGGACATTCCGGACATCTTCGAGAAGACCCGCGTGCTCACCTTCACTTCCGCCATTCCGAACGATACGATCACGGTTCGCACGGACATGGACAACGAGTGGAGAGAGAAGATCGCTAAAGCGTTCATCGAGATCGGGCAGGATCCTGCCAGCCAGCAGATCATCTATGACGTCTACTCCCACCGCGGTTATGTCAAGTCGGACGACAAGAAATTCGATGTCGTACGCGAGTACAACAAGCTGATCAGCGGAAAGTAA